One bacterium genomic region harbors:
- a CDS encoding O-antigen ligase family protein — protein MLQQLQKVLTKNTILPALVAAVIFALPFERIPSIDAPLFGMNITFRLSLFFCSALMLVAVPRIWRERAKLKDPAFYLLFGFMFMYFLSVLLSADLKRAVAVWVFTAFTCFTAVALAFIYRDTKREWINRAIYISTWIVLAFGFYQYFGDLLGLSASWTGLRDIYSKSVLGFPRIQSTGLEPLYYANYLTIPLMYFSVKFLHGDEERPFLIALIATQLVLTVSRGALLAGAAGFILLLIIVARKIRYTQTLGLLGLVLVGVALALNISNFKLPQSSTSQSQSNPSAVRVVEQATNYVPQDDRVRNRELAIRAFMEQPFLGIGPGNFSEYSKRNVELYRSWTGYIIANNEPAELLAEGGIINFSLLLGFFALLWVRILRMSWHNVGPDHIWPAVIAGFFVTMAIQYQTFSTLYVIHLWVLVGIALALTTPSLQATTTGSKVVADPIAARTVTTKAKKNKPKKRAHTRKRSKKK, from the coding sequence TTGCTTCAACAGCTGCAAAAAGTCTTAACAAAAAATACAATCCTACCAGCATTGGTGGCGGCTGTAATATTTGCCTTGCCATTCGAGCGTATACCATCAATCGACGCGCCGTTATTTGGTATGAATATAACGTTTCGCTTAAGTTTGTTCTTCTGTAGTGCGCTCATGTTGGTGGCTGTCCCGCGTATTTGGCGTGAGCGTGCCAAGCTTAAGGACCCAGCTTTTTATCTGCTCTTTGGGTTTATGTTTATGTACTTTTTGTCCGTACTGTTGAGTGCTGACTTGAAGCGTGCAGTAGCTGTTTGGGTATTTACGGCCTTTACATGCTTTACCGCAGTCGCACTAGCTTTTATCTATCGTGATACGAAGAGAGAATGGATAAATCGGGCGATCTATATATCTACGTGGATAGTATTGGCGTTTGGATTCTATCAGTATTTTGGTGACTTACTTGGTTTGTCGGCGAGCTGGACCGGCCTACGCGATATATACTCTAAGTCTGTTTTGGGCTTCCCGCGCATTCAGTCAACTGGGCTTGAGCCACTCTATTATGCAAACTACCTGACAATTCCATTGATGTACTTCTCGGTCAAATTCTTGCATGGAGACGAAGAGCGACCTTTTTTGATCGCGCTTATCGCAACACAACTGGTGCTAACTGTATCGCGGGGCGCTTTGCTAGCTGGAGCGGCAGGGTTTATCTTGCTGCTTATTATTGTGGCACGCAAAATTCGATATACGCAGACGCTGGGATTATTGGGGCTCGTTTTGGTAGGGGTAGCTCTTGCGTTGAATATTAGTAATTTTAAGTTACCACAGTCCTCGACTAGCCAAAGCCAAAGTAATCCAAGTGCTGTGCGCGTTGTAGAGCAGGCGACGAATTATGTACCCCAAGATGATCGGGTAAGAAATCGCGAGCTAGCGATAAGGGCATTTATGGAGCAACCATTTCTGGGTATTGGGCCTGGGAACTTTAGCGAATACTCTAAGCGGAATGTCGAACTATACAGAAGTTGGACTGGCTATATTATTGCGAATAACGAACCAGCCGAGTTGCTTGCTGAAGGAGGAATTATAAACTTCAGCCTGCTGCTTGGATTCTTTGCCCTGCTATGGGTTCGGATCCTACGGATGTCATGGCATAATGTAGGACCAGATCACATATGGCCCGCTGTCATTGCAGGCTTCTTTGTGACCATGGCGATTCAGTACCAGACATTTTCAACTTTGTATGTTATTCATCTTTGGGTGCTGGTTGGTATCGCATTGGCGCTTACCACCCCAAGCCTGCAAGCCACAACGACAGGCTCAAAAGTAGTCGCGGACCCCATTGCTGCTCGTACCGTCACCACGAAGGCTAAGAAGAATAAGCCAAAGAAGCGAGCGCACACGCGGAAGCGTTCGAAGAAAAAATAA
- a CDS encoding winged helix-turn-helix transcriptional regulator, with amino-acid sequence MSRAIVQPTTTKIFARSTAKLLHRTTCLMDKAVDRALQDSVGVSLSQFLMLMQLDGGQQCQRELASELGVTPAAISRQVSMMVARGWIKKLEHDHDRRFEFLVLTTKGKRLYMRSVGAIEEVFAARYGDLDEQEQHAIYQSLAKLAQCYEGERSS; translated from the coding sequence ATGAGTCGTGCGATTGTTCAACCAACGACAACCAAGATATTTGCACGCTCGACAGCGAAGTTGCTTCACCGTACGACGTGCTTGATGGATAAGGCAGTCGATCGAGCCTTGCAAGATTCTGTGGGTGTGAGCTTGTCGCAGTTTTTGATGCTGATGCAGCTGGACGGCGGTCAACAATGTCAGCGAGAACTGGCAAGTGAGCTCGGAGTGACGCCGGCGGCAATTTCGCGCCAAGTGAGTATGATGGTGGCTCGGGGATGGATCAAGAAACTCGAGCATGATCACGATCGACGATTTGAGTTTCTTGTACTCACCACTAAGGGTAAGCGCCTTTACATGCGCTCGGTAGGGGCGATCGAAGAAGTGTTCGCAGCACGCTATGGTGATCTAGACGAGCAGGAACAGCACGCGATCTATCAATCGCTCGCAAAGCTGGCGCAATGCTACGAAGGTGAACGTAGCTCGTAG
- a CDS encoding DUF1295 domain-containing protein, translating to MGLWKYSRHPNYFGEALLWWGLHIFAVSLRTPFWLIVIPLTITILVRFVSGMPLLEQKMLKNATYKAYAKHTSIFIPMPPLIR from the coding sequence ATGGGCCTATGGAAATACAGTCGGCACCCAAACTACTTCGGCGAAGCCCTCCTCTGGTGGGGGCTGCATATCTTTGCAGTATCCTTGAGAACGCCATTCTGGTTGATTGTTATCCCGCTCACGATCACCATACTGGTGCGATTCGTCTCCGGCATGCCCCTTCTCGAGCAGAAGATGCTCAAAAATGCCACTTACAAAGCCTATGCTAAGCACACAAGCATCTTTATTCCAATGCCACCCCTAATTAGATAA
- a CDS encoding DUF1295 domain-containing protein: MLTLTSVYITVVMVILVYMTARFVLALHLKNNSIADIGWGAGFVIATWAAWLQSDHDIIPTLALIMAILWGLSLHILQRNAGKAEDWRYEKWRREWGQWFVLRSYLQVFVLQGILLCIIASPAIWLQTADMTRLSWLSVLGISLWLTGFGFEAVADYQLKTFLTAKRIMTKYVTWAYGNTVGTQTTSAKPSSGGGCISLQYP; the protein is encoded by the coding sequence ATGCTTACCCTCACGTCAGTCTATATCACGGTAGTTATGGTAATTCTGGTGTATATGACTGCCCGCTTCGTCTTGGCCCTGCACTTGAAAAACAACTCCATAGCCGACATCGGCTGGGGTGCCGGCTTCGTCATCGCCACGTGGGCTGCCTGGCTACAGTCGGACCATGACATCATACCAACACTGGCTCTCATCATGGCCATTCTCTGGGGGCTCAGTCTGCATATTCTCCAGCGTAATGCCGGCAAAGCCGAGGATTGGCGTTATGAGAAGTGGCGCCGAGAATGGGGCCAATGGTTCGTACTTCGCAGCTACCTGCAAGTTTTTGTACTCCAAGGTATCTTGCTCTGTATCATTGCTTCTCCTGCAATATGGCTACAAACCGCCGATATGACTCGTTTATCATGGCTTAGCGTACTTGGAATAAGTCTTTGGCTAACTGGCTTTGGGTTCGAAGCTGTAGCCGACTATCAGCTCAAGACTTTCTTGACGGCTAAGCGCATAATGACCAAGTATGTGACATGGGCCTATGGAAATACAGTCGGCACCCAAACTACTTCGGCGAAGCCCTCCTCTGGTGGGGGCTGCATATCTTTGCAGTATCCTTGA